A single genomic interval of Haloterrigena salifodinae harbors:
- a CDS encoding TIGR04024 family LLM class F420-dependent oxidoreductase encodes MTNRDVHLPVAAQPTVDSIVDYTQRAEEGGYDCAWLPETWGRDGVTVLTAMAERTAEIDIGSSILNTYSRSPALLGQTAATLQEVSDGRFRLGLGPSGPVVIENWHGMEYGNPLRRTRETVEIVRQVLSGETVDYDGDDFQLSGFRLRCEAPDPQPPVEVTGMGPKAVELAGRFADGWHGIMLTPEGMADRIEDIKRGADLGDRDPDEVQVTAGVTCCALEDAERARELARQHVAFYVGGMGTFYRDALERQGYDAAGEIHDAWQAGDRERALELVDETVLEDLCAFGDPETARERLERYEAVDGIDAVAVSFPRGADEDEIRRTMDAVAPDA; translated from the coding sequence ATGACTAACAGAGACGTTCACCTGCCGGTCGCGGCCCAGCCGACCGTCGACTCGATCGTCGACTACACGCAACGCGCGGAGGAGGGCGGCTACGACTGCGCGTGGCTCCCTGAGACGTGGGGACGAGACGGCGTCACCGTCCTGACGGCGATGGCCGAACGCACCGCGGAGATCGATATCGGCTCGAGCATCCTCAACACCTACTCCCGGTCGCCGGCGCTGCTCGGCCAGACCGCGGCGACGCTCCAGGAGGTCTCCGACGGGCGGTTCCGACTCGGACTCGGCCCCAGCGGCCCCGTGGTCATCGAGAACTGGCACGGGATGGAGTACGGCAATCCGCTCCGGCGCACCCGCGAGACCGTCGAAATCGTCCGACAGGTCCTCTCGGGCGAGACCGTCGACTACGACGGCGACGACTTCCAGCTCTCCGGCTTCCGCCTGCGTTGCGAGGCTCCGGACCCCCAGCCGCCGGTCGAGGTCACTGGAATGGGACCGAAGGCCGTTGAACTCGCCGGCCGGTTCGCCGACGGCTGGCACGGGATCATGCTCACCCCCGAGGGGATGGCAGACCGCATCGAGGACATCAAGCGAGGCGCCGACCTCGGCGACCGCGACCCCGACGAGGTGCAGGTCACCGCCGGGGTCACCTGCTGCGCCCTCGAGGACGCCGAGCGAGCGCGCGAACTCGCCCGCCAGCACGTCGCCTTCTACGTCGGCGGGATGGGCACCTTCTATCGGGACGCCCTCGAGCGACAGGGCTACGACGCGGCCGGGGAGATCCACGACGCCTGGCAAGCGGGCGACCGCGAGCGAGCCCTCGAGCTGGTCGATGAAACCGTCCTCGAGGATCTCTGTGCCTTCGGCGATCCCGAGACCGCACGGGAGCGACTCGAGCGCTACGAGGCGGTCGACGGGATCGACGCCGTCGCGGTCAGCTTCCCGCGGGGCGCCGACGAAGACGAGATTCGGCGGACGATGGACGCGGTGGCGCCCGACGCCTGA
- a CDS encoding AIR synthase family protein, with amino-acid sequence MPGKVSPDDLLAHVFERTGTDDETVLQGPANGEDAAAIAPFGGDETLVVSSDPISLAAAGVGSLAVPIACNDVAASGADPRWLTVVIMLPDEETDLEAITSDLDAAARNVGATIVGGHSEYVDQLERPLLSLTAMGTAESFVPTGGAEPGDSVLITKAAGLEGTAILATDFGDALDVDEAVRERAEEFLDEISVVPDARAVREHATAMHDPTEGGVAAGLLEIARASSVRLDVDREAIPIREETARLCEAAGVDPLRIFGSGALLATVPGDAVDDCLAALEAAGLEGSEIGTVEAGDPALVLDGEAITEPIADDLYPLWEGADADD; translated from the coding sequence ATGCCCGGCAAGGTGAGTCCGGACGACCTGCTCGCGCACGTCTTCGAGCGGACGGGAACCGACGACGAGACGGTCCTTCAGGGGCCGGCCAACGGGGAGGACGCCGCCGCCATCGCCCCGTTCGGCGGCGACGAGACGCTCGTGGTCAGCTCTGACCCGATCTCGCTGGCCGCGGCGGGCGTCGGCTCCCTCGCGGTGCCAATCGCCTGCAACGACGTCGCCGCCTCCGGCGCCGACCCGCGGTGGCTAACCGTCGTCATCATGCTCCCCGACGAGGAGACAGACCTCGAGGCGATCACTAGCGACCTCGACGCCGCGGCCCGGAACGTCGGCGCGACGATCGTCGGCGGCCACTCGGAGTACGTCGACCAACTCGAGCGCCCCCTCCTGTCGCTGACCGCGATGGGAACCGCCGAGTCGTTCGTCCCGACCGGCGGTGCCGAGCCCGGCGACAGCGTGCTCATCACGAAGGCCGCGGGGCTCGAAGGAACGGCCATCCTCGCGACCGACTTCGGCGACGCGCTCGACGTCGACGAGGCCGTCCGCGAGCGCGCCGAGGAATTTCTCGACGAGATCAGCGTCGTCCCCGACGCCCGCGCGGTCCGCGAGCACGCGACCGCGATGCACGACCCGACCGAGGGCGGCGTCGCGGCCGGCCTGCTCGAGATCGCCCGCGCCTCCAGCGTTCGACTCGACGTCGACCGCGAGGCGATCCCGATTCGCGAGGAGACGGCGCGGTTGTGCGAGGCCGCCGGCGTCGACCCGCTGCGGATCTTCGGCTCCGGCGCCTTGCTCGCGACCGTTCCCGGCGACGCGGTCGACGACTGCCTCGCGGCGCTCGAGGCGGCCGGCCTCGAGGGGAGCGAGATCGGAACGGTCGAGGCGGGCGATCCGGCGCTCGTCCTCGACGGCGAGGCGATCACCGAGCCGATCGCGGACGATCTCTACCCCCTGTGGGAAGGGGCCGACGCGGACGACTGA
- a CDS encoding ion channel: protein MFETLHPSQADRRITVRLVVAIALASIATGVVAILTQPAVEADGLLGQLQSVAEFSGTVVGFALLAAAWGMRRGYRLAYAAAAGLVALAAAHGVVQFRALAVPLVVLSTVGLLVLAATSQRFTRSVVLDATQVGAALAIVGVFCYGTAGAYTLRAQFDGVETVVDAVYFTAVTASTVGYGDVHAATETARLFAVSLVVLGPATLAATAGSLFAPLLETHFERTGRRAAAHLEPESGVDDPGGVAGNGTARPARVVALGFDATLAPVVEALAERASVAVVTDEETAPRLPEGAAPIVGNPTADRTLERAGLEACDAVLVVAGIDAGETVAAARSRTDARIVVVEDRESRTEAAGAGAGESLERAGADAVVDPAAVLADATVDALLGSDGTGAQSSASAPSHRG from the coding sequence ATGTTCGAGACGTTGCACCCGTCTCAAGCGGACCGTCGGATCACGGTCCGGCTCGTCGTCGCGATCGCGCTCGCGTCGATCGCCACCGGCGTTGTCGCCATTCTCACCCAGCCGGCCGTCGAGGCCGATGGCTTGCTCGGGCAGCTCCAGTCGGTAGCGGAGTTCAGCGGGACCGTCGTCGGCTTCGCCCTCCTCGCCGCCGCGTGGGGAATGCGCCGCGGCTATCGGCTCGCGTACGCTGCGGCCGCGGGCCTCGTAGCCCTCGCTGCGGCCCACGGCGTCGTCCAGTTCCGGGCGCTGGCCGTCCCGCTGGTCGTCCTCTCGACCGTCGGGCTCCTCGTTCTCGCGGCGACGAGCCAGCGGTTCACGCGGTCGGTCGTGCTCGACGCGACGCAGGTCGGTGCGGCGCTGGCGATCGTCGGCGTGTTCTGTTACGGGACCGCCGGTGCGTACACGCTCAGGGCCCAGTTCGACGGCGTCGAGACCGTCGTCGACGCGGTCTACTTCACCGCCGTGACCGCCAGCACCGTCGGGTACGGGGACGTGCACGCGGCCACGGAGACGGCGCGGCTGTTCGCCGTTTCGCTGGTCGTGCTCGGACCCGCCACTCTTGCAGCTACCGCCGGCAGCCTGTTCGCACCGCTGCTCGAGACGCACTTCGAGCGGACCGGACGCCGGGCGGCCGCGCACCTCGAGCCGGAATCCGGTGTCGACGATCCCGGTGGTGTGGCCGGGAACGGAACCGCGCGACCGGCGCGGGTCGTCGCGCTCGGCTTCGACGCGACGCTCGCTCCCGTCGTCGAGGCGCTTGCGGAGCGCGCGTCGGTCGCGGTCGTGACCGACGAGGAGACGGCGCCGCGACTCCCCGAGGGTGCGGCCCCGATCGTCGGCAATCCGACCGCCGACCGGACGCTCGAGCGGGCGGGTCTCGAGGCGTGCGACGCGGTGCTTGTCGTCGCGGGGATCGACGCGGGCGAGACCGTCGCCGCGGCCCGGTCGCGCACGGACGCTCGCATCGTCGTCGTCGAGGACCGGGAGTCGAGAACCGAAGCGGCCGGGGCCGGGGCCGGCGAGTCGCTCGAGCGGGCCGGGGCGGACGCCGTCGTCGATCCAGCGGCCGTGCTGGCCGACGCGACCGTCGACGCGCTCCTCGGATCCGACGGGACCGGCGCTCAGTCGTCCGCGTCGGCCCCTTCCCACAGGGGGTAG
- a CDS encoding ATP-binding protein produces the protein MDSTPDADAELRRRVRQQEVVAELGQRALETDDLDRLLHEAVVAVSDVLETKYANLLELLPEGNELFLRDGVGWREGLVGSATVPADTNSQAGITLRTEAPIVVDDLRTEKRLTEPALLDDHDVTSGISVTVGPADDPWGVLGAYASERREFAEGDATFLRSVANILASALENERTRRELEEIYGRISDAFFALDEEWNFTYLNERAHELINPEGRTLVGTRVWNEFPEAMGQQFKLKYERAMYDQETVSFEEYYPEPLDSWFEVRAYPSETGLSVYFRDVTERKERERELELFRTLLDYTTDSVLVIDPQSGRFLDANETACRTLGYDREELLELTVPDMDHVFDDIADWRSHVEDVKTENSMTITGEHVRKDGTTFPAEVNVAHVELDREYMIAIARDITEHRERERELEASNERLEQFAYAASHDLQEPLRMVSSYLQLIERRYGDAFDEDGEEFLAYAIDGAERMRGMIDGLLEYSRVETRGDPFEPVDLDRLLEDVLDDLSLQLEETDAEVETEPLPRVQGDASQLRQVFQNLLSNALEYSGDEPPRIHVETTRRERGRWEISVIDEGIGIDPADQDRVFDVFQRLHSREEYDGTGIGLALCERIVERHNGEIWVESEPGEGSTFSITLPAADESA, from the coding sequence ATGGATTCGACGCCCGACGCCGACGCGGAGCTCCGCCGTCGGGTTCGGCAACAGGAAGTCGTCGCGGAACTCGGACAACGGGCCCTCGAAACCGACGACCTCGACCGGTTGCTGCACGAGGCCGTCGTCGCCGTCTCGGACGTCCTCGAGACCAAGTACGCGAATCTGCTCGAACTACTGCCCGAAGGGAACGAACTCTTCCTGCGCGACGGCGTCGGCTGGCGCGAGGGACTGGTGGGGTCGGCGACGGTGCCCGCGGATACGAACTCGCAGGCGGGGATCACGCTCCGCACCGAGGCGCCGATCGTCGTCGACGATCTCCGCACCGAGAAGCGGCTCACCGAGCCCGCGTTACTCGACGACCACGACGTCACGAGCGGCATCAGCGTGACCGTCGGCCCGGCCGACGACCCGTGGGGCGTGCTGGGCGCGTACGCGAGCGAGCGCCGCGAGTTCGCGGAGGGCGACGCTACCTTCCTCCGGAGCGTCGCGAACATCCTCGCGTCGGCCCTCGAGAACGAGCGGACGCGGCGGGAACTCGAGGAGATCTACGGCCGCATCTCGGACGCCTTCTTCGCCCTCGACGAGGAGTGGAACTTCACGTACCTCAACGAGCGCGCCCACGAACTGATCAATCCCGAGGGGCGAACGCTGGTCGGAACGCGAGTGTGGAACGAGTTCCCCGAGGCGATGGGCCAGCAGTTCAAGCTGAAGTACGAGCGCGCGATGTACGATCAGGAGACCGTCTCGTTCGAGGAGTACTACCCTGAGCCGCTCGACAGCTGGTTCGAGGTACGGGCTTACCCCTCGGAGACGGGGCTGTCGGTGTACTTCCGGGACGTCACCGAGCGCAAGGAGCGCGAGCGGGAACTCGAACTGTTCCGGACGCTGCTCGACTACACCACCGACAGCGTGCTGGTAATCGACCCGCAGTCGGGCCGGTTCCTCGACGCCAACGAGACGGCCTGTCGCACCCTCGGCTACGACCGGGAGGAACTGCTCGAGCTAACGGTGCCCGACATGGATCACGTGTTCGACGACATCGCGGACTGGCGCTCCCACGTCGAGGACGTGAAGACCGAGAACTCGATGACGATCACCGGCGAACACGTCCGGAAGGACGGGACGACCTTCCCGGCGGAGGTCAACGTCGCCCACGTCGAACTGGATCGCGAGTACATGATCGCAATCGCCCGCGATATCACCGAACATCGAGAGCGCGAACGCGAACTCGAGGCGTCGAACGAGCGCTTGGAACAGTTCGCCTACGCCGCCAGCCACGACCTGCAGGAACCGCTGCGGATGGTCTCGAGTTACCTCCAGCTGATCGAACGCAGGTACGGCGACGCGTTCGACGAGGACGGCGAGGAGTTCCTCGCGTACGCGATCGACGGCGCCGAGCGCATGCGCGGGATGATCGACGGCCTGCTCGAGTATTCCCGTGTCGAAACGCGAGGCGATCCGTTCGAACCGGTCGACCTCGATCGGCTGCTCGAGGACGTCCTCGATGACCTCTCGCTCCAGCTCGAAGAGACCGACGCCGAGGTCGAGACCGAGCCGCTGCCCCGCGTGCAGGGCGACGCCAGCCAGCTGCGGCAGGTGTTCCAGAACCTGCTGTCGAACGCCCTCGAGTACAGCGGCGACGAGCCGCCGCGGATCCACGTTGAAACGACGCGGCGCGAGAGGGGGCGGTGGGAGATTTCGGTTATCGACGAGGGGATCGGGATCGACCCCGCCGACCAGGACCGCGTCTTCGACGTCTTTCAGCGCCTGCACAGCCGCGAAGAGTACGACGGCACCGGCATCGGCCTCGCGCTCTGTGAACGCATCGTCGAGCGCCACAACGGCGAGATCTGGGTCGAGTCGGAGCCGGGCGAGGGCTCGACGTTCTCCATAACGCTGCCCGCGGCCGACGAGTCGGCGTAA
- a CDS encoding lactate racemase domain-containing protein, producing MDLPLGTGTIDVSLPDCGVTVARPTGGTTVDVRAAAERALEDPIGPPLADRVDPDDDVAIVVTDITRKAPDDVLLDVLLERLERCGVAREQVTVVVGLGLHRPMTDDEIEAMLGPHADLAVNHDPESVVEVGTVSTDDVPVEIGEPVAEADAVLSTGVVEPHQYAGFSGGAKTVVIGAGSESLIRYTHGPEMLAREGVRLGRVEDNPFRETIDAAGDLAGLDFSINLSYGPAGVLGVRAGEGRRVVRELASIARDALSVPIDREYDAVVCGVGAPKDANLYQTTRAATYVALGDRNPLREGGRLVVPAALPEGVGDGTGEQRFYRRLSDASDPESLYEEMRTGYEPGAQRAFVVARVLCDHDLSVTNSDAPEVVEECLMHAADGVADALEPGSEVLVIPDALNTLLVDG from the coding sequence ATGGACCTCCCCCTCGGAACCGGTACCATCGACGTTTCTCTTCCTGACTGCGGGGTCACGGTCGCGCGACCGACCGGCGGCACCACCGTCGACGTTCGCGCGGCCGCCGAACGCGCGCTCGAGGACCCAATCGGCCCGCCGCTCGCGGACCGCGTCGATCCCGACGACGACGTCGCGATCGTCGTCACCGACATCACCCGCAAGGCGCCCGATGACGTGTTGCTCGACGTGTTGCTCGAGCGCCTCGAGCGCTGCGGCGTGGCTCGAGAGCAGGTGACGGTGGTCGTCGGACTCGGCCTCCATCGACCGATGACCGACGACGAGATCGAAGCGATGCTGGGACCGCACGCCGACTTGGCGGTCAACCACGATCCCGAGTCGGTTGTCGAGGTCGGCACGGTGAGTACGGACGACGTGCCGGTCGAGATCGGCGAGCCGGTCGCCGAGGCCGACGCGGTACTCTCGACGGGCGTCGTCGAACCCCACCAGTACGCGGGCTTCAGCGGCGGCGCGAAGACCGTCGTCATCGGGGCCGGCAGCGAGTCGCTCATCCGCTACACGCACGGCCCCGAGATGCTCGCCCGCGAGGGCGTCCGACTGGGTCGCGTCGAGGACAACCCCTTCCGCGAGACGATCGACGCGGCCGGCGACCTCGCGGGACTGGACTTCTCGATCAACCTGAGCTACGGGCCGGCGGGCGTCCTCGGTGTCCGCGCCGGCGAGGGGCGGCGCGTCGTCCGCGAACTCGCGTCGATCGCCCGCGACGCCCTCTCGGTGCCGATCGACCGCGAGTACGACGCCGTCGTCTGCGGCGTCGGCGCGCCGAAAGACGCGAACCTCTACCAGACGACCCGCGCCGCGACCTACGTCGCGCTCGGCGACCGAAATCCGCTCCGTGAGGGAGGCCGGCTCGTCGTCCCCGCCGCGCTCCCGGAGGGGGTCGGCGACGGAACCGGCGAGCAGCGGTTCTACCGACGGTTGAGCGACGCGAGCGATCCGGAATCGCTCTACGAGGAGATGCGTACGGGGTACGAGCCCGGCGCCCAGCGAGCGTTCGTCGTCGCGCGAGTCCTCTGCGATCACGACCTCTCCGTGACGAACAGCGACGCGCCCGAGGTCGTCGAGGAGTGTCTCATGCACGCCGCGGACGGCGTCGCGGACGCCCTCGAGCCCGGCAGCGAGGTCCTCGTGATTCCGGACGCCCTGAACACGCTGCTCGTCGACGGCTGA
- a CDS encoding phosphatase PAP2 family protein produces the protein MRLEEQSVIVRDLFPAEYADLVVAVTELGGTTVLMVVLAVLFWSGWRRQSALVISYAVAGLALLLSIKALLGLPRPPEDALLIPLEEEREGYGFPSGHAFAATVVYGGLVAAYDRTRDVRSLAAAGTLVALVSLSRVVLGVHYLGDVIVGAVLGVAFLVAMARLTGGDPRRGFAIAFGLALVTVVIAGASEDSLLGLGGAIGGLCSAGWIDRLPDLRTRLETGALVAVGSGGAAAIQVAEAAVSFVPALVALYAALVAWVFLAPIAVGRLGIGATGTFRA, from the coding sequence ATGCGCCTCGAGGAGCAAAGCGTGATCGTCCGCGACCTGTTTCCAGCCGAGTACGCCGACCTCGTCGTCGCCGTCACCGAACTCGGTGGAACGACGGTTCTGATGGTCGTCCTCGCCGTCCTGTTCTGGTCGGGGTGGCGTCGCCAGAGCGCACTCGTGATCAGTTACGCGGTCGCCGGGCTCGCCCTCCTGCTCTCGATTAAGGCCCTGTTAGGCCTGCCGCGGCCGCCGGAGGACGCCCTGCTGATCCCCCTCGAGGAGGAACGCGAGGGGTACGGCTTCCCGAGCGGCCACGCCTTCGCCGCCACGGTCGTCTACGGCGGGCTCGTCGCCGCGTACGACCGAACGCGGGACGTCCGCTCGCTGGCGGCCGCCGGCACGCTCGTCGCGCTCGTCTCGCTCTCCCGGGTCGTGCTCGGCGTCCACTACCTCGGCGACGTGATCGTCGGCGCGGTCCTCGGCGTCGCGTTCCTCGTCGCCATGGCCCGCCTTACGGGGGGCGATCCCCGCCGCGGCTTCGCGATCGCGTTCGGACTCGCGCTCGTCACCGTCGTCATCGCGGGGGCCAGCGAGGACTCGCTGCTGGGCCTCGGCGGGGCGATCGGTGGCCTCTGTTCTGCGGGGTGGATCGATCGCCTCCCCGACCTCCGCACTCGCCTCGAGACGGGCGCCCTCGTCGCCGTCGGTAGCGGCGGCGCCGCTGCGATCCAGGTCGCCGAGGCGGCCGTCTCCTTCGTGCCGGCGCTCGTCGCGCTCTACGCCGCACTCGTCGCGTGGGTGTTCCTCGCGCCGATCGCGGTCGGCCGCCTCGGCATCGGTGCGACCGGGACGTTCCGGGCGTAG
- a CDS encoding helix-turn-helix domain-containing protein — protein sequence MATFVELELPAAETALGETFDRVRSCYCYLEQAVVSETPGLWFGGAERSVIEAALEADATVDAHSRIRAASDEWLYEIRFAAEIYEIGALPFEEGGTILAASADCGVWSIRMRFPDHESATRTYRRFLERDVDVDVASLRKGPKTGPERPGLTVEQYETLVAAVERGYYEVPREVSVQELADEFDISDQSVSERLRRASSEILATELNVADANSRADDR from the coding sequence ATGGCCACGTTCGTCGAGTTGGAACTGCCGGCGGCCGAAACCGCATTGGGCGAGACGTTCGACCGCGTCCGATCGTGTTACTGCTACCTCGAACAGGCGGTCGTCAGCGAGACGCCGGGACTCTGGTTCGGCGGCGCCGAACGATCGGTGATCGAAGCGGCTCTCGAGGCGGACGCCACCGTCGACGCGCACTCGCGGATACGGGCGGCCTCCGACGAGTGGTTGTACGAGATTCGGTTCGCGGCCGAGATCTACGAGATCGGGGCGCTGCCGTTCGAGGAGGGCGGCACGATACTCGCCGCCTCGGCCGATTGCGGCGTCTGGTCGATCCGAATGCGATTCCCCGATCACGAGAGCGCAACCCGGACCTACCGTCGATTCCTCGAGCGAGACGTCGACGTCGACGTCGCGAGCCTCCGGAAGGGACCGAAGACCGGGCCCGAACGACCCGGGTTGACCGTCGAGCAGTACGAGACGCTCGTAGCGGCCGTCGAGCGCGGCTACTACGAGGTTCCGCGGGAGGTGTCGGTACAGGAACTGGCCGACGAGTTCGATATTTCGGACCAATCGGTCTCCGAACGCCTCCGCCGCGCGTCCTCGGAAATTCTGGCGACGGAACTGAACGTGGCCGACGCGAACTCTCGCGCCGACGACCGGTGA
- a CDS encoding HalOD1 output domain-containing protein, translating to MATDRWPPTDGDGSTVIEYAPDDGTPISIAIVRTIAAIENIDPTALEFTLYDYVNPEALDLLIEHEGSGGAEIRFTVDDYDIYVSETGEIVVREST from the coding sequence ATGGCCACCGATCGCTGGCCCCCAACCGACGGGGACGGATCGACTGTGATCGAATACGCGCCCGACGACGGAACGCCGATCAGCATCGCGATCGTCCGCACGATCGCCGCGATCGAGAACATCGATCCGACCGCCCTCGAGTTCACGCTATACGACTACGTGAATCCCGAAGCGCTCGATCTACTGATCGAACACGAGGGAAGCGGCGGAGCGGAGATCCGGTTCACCGTCGACGACTACGATATCTACGTTTCCGAAACGGGAGAGATCGTCGTCCGCGAATCGACGTGA